In Synergistota bacterium, a genomic segment contains:
- a CDS encoding polymer-forming cytoskeletal protein: MVFGRSEVRVSEKERSETVVGDGTQIQGTMKADGTVRVDGVFEGEIYAEGDVVIGERGVVKATLVAKNILIAGKVEGNVEAREKLELVATGRLIGDIKTPNLVIADGAIFIGKSEMVLPADEAGETESFEKSSESLDREEKEEGEEF, translated from the coding sequence ATGGTTTTTGGGCGCTCGGAAGTACGCGTTTCTGAAAAAGAGAGGTCGGAGACGGTAGTAGGAGATGGAACTCAAATTCAGGGTACGATGAAAGCGGATGGAACTGTAAGGGTCGATGGTGTTTTTGAGGGCGAAATATATGCTGAGGGAGATGTTGTAATTGGGGAGAGAGGTGTGGTGAAAGCAACTCTTGTTGCAAAAAATATATTGATAGCAGGAAAAGTTGAAGGAAATGTCGAAGCGAGAGAAAAGCTTGAGCTTGTTGCGACAGGTAGATTAATAGGAGATATAAAAACGCCGAACTTAGTTATTGCCGATGGCGCCATATTTATAGGAAAGAGTGAGATGGTGCTGCCGGCAGATGAAGCTGGAGAAACAGAATCCTTCGAGAAATCCTCTGAATCCTTGGATAGAGAAGAGAAGGAGGAGGGGGAGGAATTTTAG